GGCAAATCCGCGGAGACACTGATGAATGGCCCAAACTCCCTCAGGAGCCATTGAATATCCTCAACGTAGCCCCTTCCGGGCGTTTCAACGGAGGGAATCCCCTCGCGCAGGCAGAGCTCCTTCGTTCTGGGGGTATTCCTTGAGAGGGCCACCACGACATCGTCCACGACCTTCGCCTGCCCGTAAACCCGGAGAAGCATTGGTTTTCCACCCACCCTGATGACGGGCTTCTCAACACCCATCCGCCTAGAACGGCCTCCTGCCATGATGACTATCATTGGCTCACCTCACCAAGGCCAGTGTGAGGAGCGTCCCTGCCCGTGTGATCTCCGCTACAGCCCCAATGCAGTCGCCATTAAGACCCCCGAAGTTTCTCAGCGAGAGGTAGATGACGTAAGCCCCGGTAAGTAGCCCAAGGAGAGACACGAGCGAGCGCGGTTCGATGAAAACTATAGGCAGGAGCAGGAGAACGTAGAGGGCCGTTCCAATAACCAACTGCCCTTCCTTCATTCCTCCCATGAAGTACGCCCCGAGACCATCTCCCAGCGGCCTCTTCGTCGCCAGGGCGAGGAGCATGGCGAACTTGGAGTTCAGCTCCGCCAGGAAGAGGGCATAGAAAGGAACGAGCTGAAGGGAATAGACCTGGAGGAAAAGAACTATCACGACCGCAAAAACTCCGGCTATACCGGTGTTGAGGTCCTTCATTGCCTTTACCTTCCTCTCCCGGTCGCCCTTGACCATCATCCCGTCCGCCCAGTCCGCCAAGCCATCAAGATGAAGGAGCCCTATCGTGAAGTAGAGCGCAAGAACCGCTAAAACATTCCCGAGGGGAAGGTTAAGGTAGAGAACTGCGGTTGGAAGGGCCGAGCTTAGGAGGGCAACCAGCGGAAGTGCCCAGAGCTCTCCTCTGGCCTTCTCGAAGTCTCCCTCAACCGGCAGGCGGGTAAAAAAGGGAAGGATGTTTTTCATGGCATCTCCCCCGTCCCCTGGAAGAGCCTCGTCATGCAGCCGGCTATGAAGCCGCCTATCGCATCGTCGAGGAACGGCGGAAGCTCGGCTAAAATGCCGGGCTTTCTCGTGTCGTAGTAGAAGAAGTTGAAGAGCCCCATCTTGCCGCCGATGTATTCGGCGAGGTTTATTCCGATCAGCTCATCGGCAACTAAGTTGACGGGGTCGCCCTCGACCTCAAAGTTCTCTTCGAGAAGGAAGGCCGCCATCAAGAGGGCTCCGACGTTGATGTCCTCAAGGTAGTGGAGCATGAGCTTATGCAGTTCTTCCTTGACCTTCTCGCGATCTTCTCCTATGTAGAGCTCCAGCGCTGTGTCGAGCATGGAGTCGAAGGTTATCCCTTTAGATTCGAGTAGCTGAGGGATGTCCGCTCCCCTCATATTCCCACCAGCCCGAACCTGAGCCAGTAATAGGCTTCGCTCTCCTCCTCGGAAGTGACATCAATATTGAACCTCCCCTTAAACAGCGGTGAAGCCAAGACTACCGTATGGAACTCGGCAAACTCACCAAGGGGATCAACGCTGGGATTTTCATCGAGGAAGAACTCCAAATCGTCTATTGAAGCGAAAGTGTAGCCGAGCCACTCCCGGCCGAGCTTCTCTTTATTCACCGCGATTATCGCGTACTCGAAGCCCGCCTTTAGAATTTCCTCCGCGAGCTTTCTCGTATCCCTTCCCCAGAGGGGCTCGAGGGGCTTGAGCCCGGCTTCATCCGCAAGGCGCTCAATCCACTTCAAGTGATCTTCCAGCAGAACGTCTCCGGCTATGAGGTAGTCCACATCGAGCGAGGAGATGAACTCCCCCAGCGCCTCACTGCCCTTGGCCATATCGAATGTGAGAAGTTCTTTCCCCATAGCTCTGGCGAGAGTTTTTAAAGCCCCGAAATTCTCCCAGTGGGGCGAGAGGCCTATCGTCGTTTTCAACGTTAGCAGGTAGGGAATATTGATCCCACTCTTTTCCGCCAGATAAACGGCATAGAGACCGTCCTTGCCCCCGGAGAAGAATGCAACACCTCTCACACCTTTCCCTCCGTTCTGAGTACTTCAAACTCCTCCCGCAGAATCGAGAGCTTGGTTTTGCTTACATAAGGTATTAAGGCTCCGCAATCGAGACAGAGCCACACCCTGCCGTACACAGCCTTGTTAAGTATTCCAGTGACTTTGCTTTTCCAGGGTGGGACCCAGAAGTACGTCGAGTATCCATACCTTTCAACTTTACTCGGCACCATCGTGCCCCCGCAGAGGGGACACTTCTTCGTCTCAACCATGGGAACCACCAAACCTATAAACCCCCTGGACTTTTTATCCATTATGCTCTTAAACCTGGAGAACCTCAAAAGGGTGGGCGAGCTCTACATAAACCCGGCCAACTTCAAGGTCGTCCCGTTGGTCCTCCGTGACTGGAGGGACTTCCTGAGCCTGGACGAGAGGACCTACGGAATCTACGCAAGGACGATATACAACCCCGGTGAGCGCTTCCTCGTCGTGAACGAGGGGGATGAGAGAACCGCCCGGGAGCTTGAAAATCTCTATCTCGAGCTTCTCAAAGACCCCCTGAGGTTCTGCCGCGAGGAGTACCACCGCTATCAGCTCCAGGTGGGCGAGTTCGAGGGACTGCCCTTCGCCAATGGCTGGGCTGGCTCAGGGATTGTTCTCGTCGGGGAGGCTCCGGGGAGAAAGGGCTGCGGAAAGACGGGAATATGCTTCTACCGCGACGCCTCGGGTACCTTGCTTAGGAAGACGCTCTTCACCTTAGGCATCAATCCGGACTTCGTCTACATGACTAACGTCGTGAAGTGCAACCCGCCCGATAACAGGCTGAGGGGCTTCGGTGAGGGTGAGCTTGAGCTTCTCGGGAGGGAGCTTGAGGTTGTGAAGCCGAGGAGTATCTTCGCCATCGGCAGAACGGCCGAGAAGGCCCTGAGACGGCTCGGCTTTGAGTTCATATACCTCAGACACCCGGCATGGTACGTGCGGAGGGGGCTGAGGGAACCGAACGAGGAGATGCTGGAGGAGTACTCGGCGATAAAGGAGGCCTTTGGGAAATGGACGTTCTGACGGTCTTTCTCCTCGCCCTGCTCTGGGACATACTCTTTGGGGAGCCACCGGCATTAGTCCATCCAGTGGTGTGGTTCGGAAGGATAGCGGGCTTTCTCGACGGGAGATGGGCGAGAAAAGGTCCCCTCCCCGATTTCCTCGCGGGAACTCTAACGGCCCTGCTCGTGGTTGCCTTTGCATTGGTCCTCTCGCTCATACCTTCTTGCCTTCCATTCCCGCTGAACTACGCTCTGATGGTTTATCTCCTCAAAAGCTCCTTCGCCATAAGAAGTCTCCATGAGCACGTCGCGAGGACGGTAACTGAGGACATCGAGGAGAAGAGGAAGGCCGCCTCTATGATAGTGAGCAGAAACACCGACCCCCTCGATGAGGCCCATCTAAATTCCGCCTCGGTAGAGAGCCTCGCCGAGAACCTCAACGACTCCGTAATCGCTCCTCTGTTTTACTTCCTCCTCTTCGGCCTCCCCGGGGCTTTAATCTACCGCGCGGTGAACACGCTCGACGCGATGCTCGGCTACAGGAACGAGCGATACGAATTCTTCGGCAAGTTTTCGGCGAGGCTTGATGATGTCCTCAACTTCATACCTGCTCGCTTAACGGTTCTCCTGTACCTCCCGTTCGGAGGGAGGAAGGTTCTCAGACACTGCCGCCTCGCGAGGTTCAAGCTCAACTCGGACAAGCCGATAGCCGCGATGAGCGCCGTCCTTGGCGTCTGGCTTGAGAAACCCGGCGTTTACCGCTTTCCCGGCAGGGCTCCGGGGAACGAGGATATAAGGCGAGCGTTGAGGGTTTACTGGCTTGTGGTTGTCGAATGGGTGGGAGTTGTCACCGTGCTCCTGCTGACGGGGGTGGTTCCATGCTTGAGCCCGTGAAGTTCTCAACCTATCACGGTGGTGCGAGGGAAGAGGGATTGCTCGACTTCTCGGCGTCTCTCAACCCCTATCCCCCGGAGTGGCTTGACGAGATGCTTGAACGTGCCAAAGAGATAAGCAACCGGTATCCCTACTACGGGGGGCTTGAGGAGGAACTGGCCGAGCTAGTCGGTGAACCGCTGACGGTAACGGCCGGCATCACCGAGGCGCTCTACCTTCTCGGAATCCTCGCGCTTCGCGGGAGGAATGTCGTAGTCCCTCGCCACACCTACGGCGAGTACGAGAGGGTCGCGCGGATTTTTGGCGCGAGAGTAATTAAAGGCCCAAACGAACCGGCGAAGCTGGCCGAACTCGTTGAAAGGGGCTCGGTCGTGTTTTTCTGCAACCCCAACAACCCGGATGGGAGGTTTTACCGCCTCAAGGAACTCAAACCCCTCCTCGACGCGGTGGAGGACAAAAACGCCCTCTTAATCCTCGATGAGGCCTTCATAGACTTTGTGGAGAGACCAGAAAGCCCGGAAGGGGAGAACATCGTAAAGCTCAGAACCCTCACCAAGAGCTATGGACTGCCGGGGATAAGGGTCGGCTACGTCCTCGGCTTTGAAGATGCCTTCAGGAGCGTTAGAATGCCCTGGAGCATCGGCTCGACGGGGATTGCCTTCCTCGAGTTTCTCCTCAAAGATGACTTCGAGCACCTCAGGAAGACGATGCCCCTCATCTGGCGCGAGAAGGAGAGGGTTGAGAAGGCTTTGGGCGTTAAGAGCGACGCCAACTTCTTCATCAAGCGCGTTGGGAATCCGGGAGAGTTCGTTGAGGCCCTCAAAAAGCATGGAATCCTCGTGAGGGACTGCACGAGCTTTGGACTGCCTGAGTACGTCCGCTTCTCCGTGAGAAAGCCCGAGGAGAACAGCGTTCTGATCAGGGCCTTCAAGGAGCTGGGAGAAGGGTTTTAAATCTGAAGCCCACTTCATTTTTGGTGATACCATGCATGAGCTCTACACGGCCCTGGCTGAGTACTACGATGCAATTTATAGGAGAAGGGCCGAGCGGGTTTCCCGTGAGATAGACTTCGTGGAGGAGCTCTTCAAGAATGAAGCCGAGCGAGAGGTAAGGAGAATCTTAGATCTCGCCTGCGGAACTGGGATTCCGACGCTCGAACTCGCGAGGCGCGGGTATCAGGTTACCGGCCTTGACCTTCATGAAGAGATGCTCGCGGTCGCGAGAAGAAAGGCCGAAGGGAAAGGGCTTAACATCGAGTTCATCCAAGGAAACGCGCTCGAAATTGATTTTGATAAGGAATTTGACGCCGTAACGATGTTTTTCTCGTCCATTATGTATTTCGATGATTCGGCAATTCAGGAATTATTTAATTCGGTAAACCAAGCACTGAAACAGGGTGGGGTTTTCATAGCCGACTTTCCTTGCTGGGACTACTCGTACTACTATAAAGGGCAAAACAACGTTGTCTGGGACGAGCGGAAGGGCGATGAGCGGCTGGTTATAACGGACTGGCGCGAGGTGGAGCCGGCGACACAGAAACTCCACTTCAAGAGACTCGTGCAGATAGTGAAGCCCGACGGGAGCGTTAGGGCCTTCATGGTGGACGACGAACTGAACATTTACACCGTAAGAGAGATGAGGCTCTTGGCCGAGAAGCACTTCAGGCGGATCAAAATCTACGGGGACCTCCACGAGCTGAGGCCCAGCGACAGGAGATACTGGCTGGTGGCGGTGAAGTAACCCCAAACTTTTTAAACCTCGGGCTCATTTCTATACCCTGGTGGTGCCTATCGTCCACCGTAACGCTGATTTCAACCTTTGAATCCCATGCGTTCCGCGCTTCTTGGTTAGCCCTTACTCCGGCACCACCGGCGTTGCTAAGATTTTTAAGTCGCCCTTCTGAGGGTAACCCATCTTCAAAAAACCGAAAAGGTGATGCCCATGCTTCCTAAGACCTACGACCCGAACGAGATTGAACCGAAGTGGCAGAAGTTCTGGCTGGATGAGAAAATCTACAAGTACGAGCTCGACGAGAAGAGACCGAGCTACGCGATAGACACCCCGCCCCCGTTCACGAGCGGAACGCTCCACCTAGGTCACGTGCTCAGTCACACCTGGATCGACATCATAGCGCGCTACAAGAGAATGACCGGTTACAACGTGCTCTTCCCGCAGGGCTTCGACAACCACGGTCTGCCGACCGAGCTCAAGGTGGAGAAGGAGTTCGGAATAAGCAAAGACCAGCCCGAGCTCTTCCTCAAGAAATGCGTTGAGTGGACCTGGCAGGCCATCGAGGCCATGCGCAACCAGTTCATAAGGATAGGCTACTCAGCCGACTGGGACTTGGAGTACCACACGATGGACGACTGGTACAAAGCTGCCGTGCAGAAGTCCCTCCTTGAGTTCTACGAGAAGGGCATGCTCTACCGCGACAAGCACCCGGTCTACTGGTGCCCGCGCTGCAGAACGAGCCTCGCTAAAGCCGAGGTTGGCTACGTTGAGGAGGACGGCTTCCTCTACTACATCAAGCTCCCGCTGGCGGATGGAAGCGGCTACGTCCCCATAGCCACCACGAGGCCCGAGCTTATGCCCGCCTGTGTTGCCGTCTTCGTCCACCCGGAGGACGAGCGCTACAAGGACGTTGTGGGTAAGAAGGTTAAGCTCCCGATATTCGAGAGGGAAGTGCCGGTTATAGCTGATGAAGACGTTGACCCAGAATTTGGAACCGGTGCGGTCTACAACTGTACCTACGGTGACGAGCAGGACGTCGTCTGGCAGAAGCGCTACAACCTGCCGGTTATTATCGCAATCAACGAGGACGGCACGATGAACGAAAACGCCGGGCCATACAAGGGACTGAAGACCGAGGAGGCGAGGAAGGCGATAGCCGAGGACCTCGAAAAGATGGGCCTGCTCTATGACAAGAAGAAGGTCCACCACCGCGTGCTGAGGCACACCGAGAGGAGCTCCTGTATGGCCCCAATCGAGCTGCTCCCCAAGACCCAGTGGTTCATCAAGGTGAAGGACTTCACGGACGAGATAGTGAAGGTGGCTAAGGAGATAAACTGGTACCCCGAGGACATGTTCCTCCGCCTGAAGGACTGGGCGGACTCAATGGACTGGGACTGGGTTATAAGCAGGCAGAGGGTCTTTGGAACGACGCTCCCGTTCTGGGTCTGCAAGAACGGTCATGTGGTTCCTGCTAAGGAGGAAGACCTGCCTGTCGACCCGCGCTTCGACAAGCCGCCCGTGGAGAAGTGCCCGGTCTGCGGTGCCGAGCTCGAGCCCGTAACGGACGTCCTCGACTGCTGGATAGACTCCAGCATAACCCCGCTCATCATAACCCGGTGGCACGAGGCCATCGAGGGCGACGAGGAAGCGAAGCGCTGGTTTGAGCACAACTTCCCCACCGCGCTCAGGCCGCAGGGAACGGACATCATAAGGACGTGGGCATTCTACACGATATTCAGAACTTACGTTCTCACCGGCGAGAAGCCCTGGGACGATGTCCTCATCAACGGAATGGTGGCCGGGCCGGACGGCAGGAAGATGAGCAAGAGCTACGGCAACGTCGTAGCTCCGGACGAGGTTATTCCGAAGTACGGCGCCGATGCGCTCCGCCTCTGGACTGCCCTCGCTCCGCCCGGAGAGGACCACCCGTTCAAGTGGGAGACCGTCGACTACAACTACCGCTTCCTCCAGAAGGTCTGGAACATCTACCGCTTCGCCGAGAGGCACCTAAGCGATTTCGACCCGAGCAGCGCTCTGGGGGAGCTTGAGCCGATCGACAGGTGGATACTCTCAAGGCTGCACCGCGTCATCAAGTTCGCCACAGAGGAGATGGAGCGCTACCGCTTCAACCTGCTCACCAGGGAGCTGATGACCTTCATCTGGCACGAGGTGGCCGACGACTACATCGAGATGATCAAGTACCGCCTCTACGGCGACGACGAGGAGAGCAAGCTCAAGGCTAAGGCCGCCCTCTACGAGCTGCTCTACAAC
The Thermococcus radiotolerans genome window above contains:
- a CDS encoding uracil-DNA glycosylase family protein, encoding MLLNLENLKRVGELYINPANFKVVPLVLRDWRDFLSLDERTYGIYARTIYNPGERFLVVNEGDERTARELENLYLELLKDPLRFCREEYHRYQLQVGEFEGLPFANGWAGSGIVLVGEAPGRKGCGKTGICFYRDASGTLLRKTLFTLGINPDFVYMTNVVKCNPPDNRLRGFGEGELELLGRELEVVKPRSIFAIGRTAEKALRRLGFEFIYLRHPAWYVRRGLREPNEEMLEEYSAIKEAFGKWTF
- the cobZ gene encoding alpha-ribazole phosphatase CobZ, giving the protein MRGADIPQLLESKGITFDSMLDTALELYIGEDREKVKEELHKLMLHYLEDINVGALLMAAFLLEENFEVEGDPVNLVADELIGINLAEYIGGKMGLFNFFYYDTRKPGILAELPPFLDDAIGGFIAGCMTRLFQGTGEMP
- a CDS encoding aminotransferase class I/II-fold pyridoxal phosphate-dependent enzyme, with product MLEPVKFSTYHGGAREEGLLDFSASLNPYPPEWLDEMLERAKEISNRYPYYGGLEEELAELVGEPLTVTAGITEALYLLGILALRGRNVVVPRHTYGEYERVARIFGARVIKGPNEPAKLAELVERGSVVFFCNPNNPDGRFYRLKELKPLLDAVEDKNALLILDEAFIDFVERPESPEGENIVKLRTLTKSYGLPGIRVGYVLGFEDAFRSVRMPWSIGSTGIAFLEFLLKDDFEHLRKTMPLIWREKERVEKALGVKSDANFFIKRVGNPGEFVEALKKHGILVRDCTSFGLPEYVRFSVRKPEENSVLIRAFKELGEGF
- the cbiB gene encoding adenosylcobinamide-phosphate synthase CbiB; amino-acid sequence: MDVLTVFLLALLWDILFGEPPALVHPVVWFGRIAGFLDGRWARKGPLPDFLAGTLTALLVVAFALVLSLIPSCLPFPLNYALMVYLLKSSFAIRSLHEHVARTVTEDIEEKRKAASMIVSRNTDPLDEAHLNSASVESLAENLNDSVIAPLFYFLLFGLPGALIYRAVNTLDAMLGYRNERYEFFGKFSARLDDVLNFIPARLTVLLYLPFGGRKVLRHCRLARFKLNSDKPIAAMSAVLGVWLEKPGVYRFPGRAPGNEDIRRALRVYWLVVVEWVGVVTVLLLTGVVPCLSP
- a CDS encoding valine--tRNA ligase, with the translated sequence MLPKTYDPNEIEPKWQKFWLDEKIYKYELDEKRPSYAIDTPPPFTSGTLHLGHVLSHTWIDIIARYKRMTGYNVLFPQGFDNHGLPTELKVEKEFGISKDQPELFLKKCVEWTWQAIEAMRNQFIRIGYSADWDLEYHTMDDWYKAAVQKSLLEFYEKGMLYRDKHPVYWCPRCRTSLAKAEVGYVEEDGFLYYIKLPLADGSGYVPIATTRPELMPACVAVFVHPEDERYKDVVGKKVKLPIFEREVPVIADEDVDPEFGTGAVYNCTYGDEQDVVWQKRYNLPVIIAINEDGTMNENAGPYKGLKTEEARKAIAEDLEKMGLLYDKKKVHHRVLRHTERSSCMAPIELLPKTQWFIKVKDFTDEIVKVAKEINWYPEDMFLRLKDWADSMDWDWVISRQRVFGTTLPFWVCKNGHVVPAKEEDLPVDPRFDKPPVEKCPVCGAELEPVTDVLDCWIDSSITPLIITRWHEAIEGDEEAKRWFEHNFPTALRPQGTDIIRTWAFYTIFRTYVLTGEKPWDDVLINGMVAGPDGRKMSKSYGNVVAPDEVIPKYGADALRLWTALAPPGEDHPFKWETVDYNYRFLQKVWNIYRFAERHLSDFDPSSALGELEPIDRWILSRLHRVIKFATEEMERYRFNLLTRELMTFIWHEVADDYIEMIKYRLYGDDEESKLKAKAALYELLYNVMLLLAPLAPHITEELYQEMFKGHVGVKSVHLLEWPKYDEGRISEEAERLGELAREIVGVMRRYKNSHGLALNAKLKHVAIYATDSYEALKAIEKDIAGTMNIERLEIIQGEPELEERITEIKPNFRTVGPRYGKLVPKIAAYLKENAEEVARTLKEAGKVEFEVEGQKVELNKEDIVLRKAVFSEGEEVETAVVGDAVVVFF
- a CDS encoding PAB0415 family putative ATP pyrophosphatase, with the translated sequence MRGVAFFSGGKDGLYAVYLAEKSGINIPYLLTLKTTIGLSPHWENFGALKTLARAMGKELLTFDMAKGSEALGEFISSLDVDYLIAGDVLLEDHLKWIERLADEAGLKPLEPLWGRDTRKLAEEILKAGFEYAIIAVNKEKLGREWLGYTFASIDDLEFFLDENPSVDPLGEFAEFHTVVLASPLFKGRFNIDVTSEEESEAYYWLRFGLVGI
- a CDS encoding class I SAM-dependent methyltransferase, with the translated sequence MHELYTALAEYYDAIYRRRAERVSREIDFVEELFKNEAEREVRRILDLACGTGIPTLELARRGYQVTGLDLHEEMLAVARRKAEGKGLNIEFIQGNALEIDFDKEFDAVTMFFSSIMYFDDSAIQELFNSVNQALKQGGVFIADFPCWDYSYYYKGQNNVVWDERKGDERLVITDWREVEPATQKLHFKRLVQIVKPDGSVRAFMVDDELNIYTVREMRLLAEKHFRRIKIYGDLHELRPSDRRYWLVAVK
- a CDS encoding NTP transferase domain-containing protein, translated to MIVIMAGGRSRRMGVEKPVIRVGGKPMLLRVYGQAKVVDDVVVALSRNTPRTKELCLREGIPSVETPGRGYVEDIQWLLREFGPFISVSADLPFIKASDFQIIEKAFDGRTSLTGVLSLEKIPQDLNPTVYRGYAIVGLNAVGTEGERLFELSNPLLALNVNTPEELKLAEKIARLVEK
- the cobS gene encoding adenosylcobinamide-GDP ribazoletransferase, with product MKNILPFFTRLPVEGDFEKARGELWALPLVALLSSALPTAVLYLNLPLGNVLAVLALYFTIGLLHLDGLADWADGMMVKGDRERKVKAMKDLNTGIAGVFAVVIVLFLQVYSLQLVPFYALFLAELNSKFAMLLALATKRPLGDGLGAYFMGGMKEGQLVIGTALYVLLLLPIVFIEPRSLVSLLGLLTGAYVIYLSLRNFGGLNGDCIGAVAEITRAGTLLTLALVR